A single window of Streptomyces aquilus DNA harbors:
- a CDS encoding FUSC family protein — MSRPLDLPPWLAHALRTQRGPVPWNAVLRGALSAGPLLLVAVVADRTSLGVVAAIAAMLAGINDRPGSRRASVQRIGVPAVAGALGMLVGTYAGQHVAALPLTLLLTGLGLVAGGMSAIGPVASGAGTQLLVASAIGAGMPLPEAGWQRALGYLAGAAWLLGLRLALPTPGSLAGDFRFDGEREAVARVYDAVADLLDAVGADHATARRAALTAALDHAQDALAGPRLRRYASSAAERRLHAQYAAALPLAEAATALAWAGEPLTGRASAGPRRLATAVRENTHTGPLPAPTRSAPALRALDDALLHAAEAFDRGKGGDLHTRRRAAGDLLRAAFGSGGREYGLRVALSFGASAAIAQGLHHSHWYGQHEHWYWLPATAVFLVKPDLGPLVSRVLCRAAGTVLGALVFAAFAAVLPRPEGLIALVAVSGALIPVATRHFAAQTAVVTVLVLALVMVGGEPQASVSRIGETLLACALVLVVGHLPMPGQRGGGVRARLGAASEAAQAYLSHVLHETDPDADSRRVRWTLRREAYRTLAEARTAIALAAAELPPLARHSAGAGDVVAVLEELVDTTTACAVHLDDSGRLTPLHTERLAELLDQLAQGRGHLRVRLPELPLAV; from the coding sequence GTGTCCCGCCCGCTCGACCTCCCGCCCTGGCTCGCCCACGCCCTCCGCACCCAGCGCGGGCCCGTTCCCTGGAACGCCGTCCTGCGCGGCGCCCTCTCCGCCGGGCCCCTGCTGCTCGTCGCCGTGGTCGCCGACCGCACCTCCCTCGGTGTCGTCGCCGCCATCGCCGCGATGCTCGCCGGGATCAACGACCGGCCCGGCAGCCGGCGGGCCTCCGTCCAGCGGATCGGGGTGCCGGCGGTGGCCGGGGCGCTGGGGATGCTCGTCGGGACGTACGCCGGACAGCACGTCGCCGCTCTGCCCCTCACCCTTCTTCTCACCGGGCTCGGCCTGGTCGCGGGCGGCATGAGCGCCATCGGGCCGGTCGCCTCCGGGGCGGGGACGCAGCTGCTCGTCGCCTCCGCGATCGGGGCGGGGATGCCGCTGCCGGAGGCGGGCTGGCAAAGGGCGCTCGGCTATCTCGCGGGCGCAGCCTGGCTGCTCGGGCTCCGCCTCGCCCTGCCCACGCCCGGCTCCCTCGCCGGTGACTTCCGGTTCGACGGGGAACGGGAGGCGGTCGCGCGGGTGTACGACGCCGTCGCCGACCTCCTCGACGCCGTCGGCGCCGACCACGCCACCGCCCGCCGCGCCGCCCTCACCGCCGCTCTCGACCACGCGCAGGACGCCCTCGCCGGGCCCCGACTGCGGCGTTACGCCAGCTCCGCCGCCGAGCGGCGGCTGCACGCCCAGTACGCCGCCGCCCTCCCGCTCGCCGAGGCCGCCACCGCGCTCGCCTGGGCCGGCGAACCCCTGACCGGGCGGGCCTCGGCCGGGCCCCGCCGGCTCGCCACCGCCGTACGCGAGAACACGCACACCGGGCCGCTGCCCGCGCCCACCCGGTCCGCCCCCGCCCTGCGGGCGCTCGACGACGCCCTGCTGCACGCCGCCGAGGCCTTCGACCGGGGCAAGGGCGGGGATCTGCACACCCGTCGGCGGGCGGCCGGGGATCTGCTGCGGGCCGCGTTCGGCAGTGGCGGACGGGAGTACGGGCTGCGGGTCGCCCTCAGCTTCGGCGCCAGCGCCGCCATCGCCCAGGGCCTGCACCACTCCCACTGGTACGGGCAGCACGAGCACTGGTACTGGCTGCCCGCCACCGCCGTCTTCCTCGTCAAGCCGGATCTCGGGCCGCTGGTCTCGCGGGTGCTGTGCCGGGCCGCGGGGACCGTGCTCGGCGCGCTCGTGTTCGCCGCCTTCGCCGCCGTACTGCCCCGGCCCGAAGGGCTCATCGCGCTCGTCGCCGTGAGCGGGGCGCTCATCCCCGTCGCCACCCGGCACTTCGCCGCCCAGACCGCCGTGGTCACCGTCCTGGTGCTCGCCCTGGTGATGGTCGGCGGCGAACCGCAGGCCTCCGTGAGCCGGATCGGCGAGACGCTGCTGGCGTGCGCGCTCGTGCTCGTCGTCGGCCATCTCCCGATGCCGGGGCAGCGCGGCGGGGGAGTGCGGGCCCGGCTCGGCGCTGCGAGCGAGGCCGCCCAGGCCTACCTCTCCCACGTCCTGCACGAGACGGACCCGGACGCGGACAGCCGTCGCGTCCGCTGGACCCTGCGCCGCGAGGCCTATCGCACGCTCGCCGAGGCCCGTACCGCCATCGCCCTCGCCGCCGCCGAACTCCCGCCGCTCGCCCGGCACTCGGCGGGGGCGGGCGACGTCGTCGCCGTGCTCGAAGAGCTCGTCGACACGACCACCGCGTGCGCCGTGCATCTGGACGACTCGGGCCGGCTCACGCCCCTGCACACCGAGCGGCTCGCCGAGCTGCTGGACCAACTGGCGCAAGGACGCGGCCACTTGAGGGTACGGCTGCCCGAACTTCCCTTGGCTGTCTAG
- a CDS encoding ABC transporter ATP-binding protein has product MTPSPQVALVAQRLGFTYASGAGLKPADLALASGETAAVEGPSGSGKSTLLALLGLILTPSTGSLAISGTDTGSLTPSERDLLRRREIGIVLQDLGLLTFLNAWENVAAAFGPRFGRHRGVARDLLGDLGMGELVDRPVAELSGGQRQRVAVARAAVKRPVLVLADEPTSGLDPKNADLVKGALRACAAQGAAVLLVTHDRGIAETCDRRYALDEGVLSPVSSVSNASSASMENARTDNARKEKLG; this is encoded by the coding sequence GTGACCCCCTCTCCCCAAGTCGCCCTGGTCGCCCAGCGGCTGGGCTTCACCTACGCGTCCGGTGCCGGTCTGAAGCCCGCGGATCTCGCCCTTGCGTCAGGAGAGACGGCCGCCGTAGAAGGCCCCTCGGGCTCCGGCAAGAGCACCCTGCTCGCCCTTCTCGGTCTGATCCTCACGCCGAGCACCGGCTCCCTGGCTATCAGCGGGACCGACACCGGCTCACTCACACCGAGCGAGCGGGATTTGTTGCGGCGGCGGGAGATCGGCATCGTCCTTCAGGACCTCGGTCTCCTGACCTTCCTCAACGCCTGGGAGAACGTGGCCGCCGCCTTCGGGCCGCGGTTCGGGCGGCATCGTGGTGTGGCTCGGGATCTGCTCGGTGATCTCGGGATGGGGGAGCTGGTCGACCGGCCGGTCGCGGAGCTCTCCGGTGGGCAGCGGCAGCGTGTCGCCGTCGCTCGGGCCGCGGTGAAGCGACCCGTGCTCGTCCTGGCCGACGAGCCGACCTCGGGGCTCGACCCGAAGAACGCCGACCTCGTGAAGGGCGCCCTGCGTGCGTGTGCCGCGCAGGGCGCCGCCGTACTGCTCGTCACCCACGATCGCGGCATCGCCGAGACCTGCGATCGGCGGTACGCGCTCGACGAGGGAGTGCTGTCCCCTGTCTCCAGCGTCTCCAACGCCTCCAGCGCCTCCATGGAGAACGCTCGCACCGACAACGCCCGCAAGGAGAAGCTCGGATGA
- a CDS encoding ABC transporter permease — translation MSLWSLHTWKRDRRSLRRALPTLAVMGALLGTAAGVAAGAAGAVERDVLGSGGLTQVELSSFEGDDSVRALTDSALRDAEKTPGVRQIVADYPATLYAEEEGTYDLTSHTLTPGDDLPVTRGALPAQLGRDHIVLPASSQGTDFAPLLGRTVAFGYTKATGAGAGAGTTAVVKLTIVALYDPSWQADGPGVAYLSEETAALLAAARAGQTVEDFRGQEGAQSAVVVVGHQEQVAGVVKSLQGDGFSASAVSDRVRNLPGLFGAADLAMRIGVLVLALGAVWLGVVRAADSARARIGQLAILRILGSGRGELRRILLGEAALSGGVAGILGAAVGTGVSVALAGPLSEVLGLPITVADALPGPGWAAAVLLLPGVGLAAGTLLGSRDVLRRDPYLTARAHS, via the coding sequence ATGAGCCTCTGGAGCCTCCACACCTGGAAGCGGGACCGGCGTTCCCTGCGCAGGGCCTTGCCCACCCTCGCCGTCATGGGCGCGCTGCTCGGCACGGCCGCGGGAGTCGCCGCCGGGGCCGCCGGGGCCGTGGAGCGGGACGTACTCGGGTCGGGTGGGCTCACCCAGGTCGAGTTGTCGTCGTTCGAGGGGGATGACTCCGTCCGTGCGCTCACCGACTCCGCGCTACGGGACGCGGAGAAGACACCGGGCGTCCGTCAGATCGTCGCCGACTACCCAGCCACCCTGTACGCCGAGGAAGAGGGCACTTACGACCTCACCAGCCACACCCTCACCCCGGGCGACGACCTGCCCGTCACCCGAGGTGCCCTCCCCGCCCAACTCGGCCGGGATCACATCGTGTTGCCCGCCTCCTCCCAGGGCACCGACTTCGCCCCGCTCCTCGGCCGTACCGTCGCTTTCGGGTACACCAAGGCGACCGGCGCCGGCGCCGGGGCCGGTACCACCGCCGTCGTCAAGCTGACGATCGTCGCTCTGTACGACCCGAGTTGGCAGGCCGACGGGCCGGGCGTCGCCTATCTCTCCGAGGAGACCGCCGCCCTGCTCGCCGCGGCGCGTGCCGGGCAGACGGTGGAAGACTTTCGGGGCCAGGAGGGTGCCCAGTCCGCCGTCGTCGTGGTCGGGCATCAGGAGCAGGTCGCCGGTGTCGTCAAGTCGCTTCAGGGCGACGGCTTCTCCGCCTCCGCCGTGTCCGACCGGGTGCGGAACCTGCCCGGTCTCTTCGGCGCCGCCGATCTCGCGATGCGTATCGGTGTGCTCGTCCTGGCGCTTGGCGCTGTCTGGCTCGGTGTCGTCCGGGCCGCCGACAGTGCGCGGGCGCGGATCGGGCAGCTCGCGATTCTGCGGATTCTCGGGTCCGGGCGGGGTGAGCTTCGGCGGATTCTGCTCGGGGAGGCCGCGTTGTCCGGGGGAGTGGCGGGCATCCTCGGTGCGGCCGTCGGTACGGGGGTGTCCGTAGCGCTCGCCGGTCCGCTCAGTGAGGTTCTCGGTCTGCCCATCACCGTCGCGGATGCGCTGCCCGGTCCGGGATGGGCAGCCGCGGTGCTCTTGCTGCCGGGTGTCGGGCTTGCCGCCGGAACTCTTCTCGGAAGCCGGGACGTTCTTCGCCGCGACCCTTATCTCACCGCCCGCGCGCACAGCTGA
- a CDS encoding endonuclease/exonuclease/phosphatase family protein translates to MLIGTWNLENLYRPGGPFGPPDKAAYETKLAALAATITELNPTLLGVQEVGEPEALRDLAGLLDGDWHTALSRHPDGRGIRVGFLSRVPLEVLSDTNAFPARLRPVQADDEGGVAAEAGRGFLAVEAATEAGPLRAAVCHLKSKLLSYPGGRFAPRDEGERARYGAYALYRRAAEATALRALADVLLAGDGRERDVVVLGDLNDEVQAATTQILLGPPGSEIGTPGFDRPDGGDALRLWDVAPLIPAEQRFSRVNSGRRELIDHILLSHRLVRRVTAAGTGLPDEAAPDLPSVDANPAGRRGAPGSDHAPVWVRIG, encoded by the coding sequence ATGCTCATCGGCACCTGGAACCTGGAGAACCTGTACCGCCCCGGCGGCCCGTTCGGCCCGCCCGACAAGGCCGCCTACGAGACGAAGCTCGCCGCCCTGGCCGCCACGATCACGGAGCTGAACCCGACGCTGCTGGGCGTGCAGGAGGTCGGTGAGCCGGAGGCGCTGCGGGACCTGGCCGGCCTGCTGGACGGCGACTGGCACACCGCGCTGTCCCGGCACCCGGACGGCCGGGGCATCCGGGTCGGGTTCCTCAGCCGGGTCCCGCTGGAGGTGCTGTCCGACACGAACGCGTTCCCGGCACGGCTGCGCCCGGTGCAGGCGGACGACGAGGGCGGCGTGGCCGCGGAGGCGGGCCGCGGCTTCCTGGCGGTGGAGGCGGCGACGGAGGCCGGCCCGCTGCGGGCGGCGGTCTGCCATCTGAAGTCGAAGCTGCTGTCGTATCCGGGCGGCCGGTTCGCGCCCCGCGACGAGGGCGAACGGGCACGCTACGGGGCGTACGCGCTGTACCGGCGGGCGGCGGAGGCGACGGCGTTGCGCGCGCTGGCCGATGTGCTGCTGGCGGGGGACGGTCGGGAGCGGGACGTGGTGGTACTGGGTGATCTGAACGACGAGGTGCAGGCGGCGACCACGCAGATCCTGCTCGGCCCGCCCGGCTCCGAGATCGGCACGCCCGGCTTCGACCGGCCGGACGGCGGCGACGCGCTGCGCCTGTGGGACGTGGCCCCACTCATCCCCGCCGAGCAGCGCTTCTCCCGCGTCAACTCCGGTCGCCGTGAACTGATCGACCACATCCTGCTGAGCCACCGCCTGGTCCGCCGGGTGACGGCGGCGGGCACCGGCCTGCCGGACGAGGCGGCACCCGACCTGCCGTCCGTGGACGCGAACCCGGCGGGAAGGCGAGGGGCCCCTGGGTCGGATCATGCGCCGGTGTGGGTACGGATCGGCTAG